In one window of Verrucomicrobiota bacterium DNA:
- a CDS encoding type II toxin-antitoxin system HicB family antitoxin: MNKPGFTYWQDGEIWLGHLDEYPDYLTQGNTLAELKENLTDLYQDLTSGVIPCVRRHAELELA, encoded by the coding sequence ATGAATAAACCCGGCTTTACATACTGGCAGGATGGCGAGATTTGGCTGGGGCATCTGGATGAATACCCGGATTATCTGACCCAAGGCAATACCCTTGCCGAATTAAAGGAAAACCTGACCGACCTATATCAGGACCTGACCAGCGGCGTAATTCCCTGTGTGCGGCGCCATGCAGAACTGGAACTGGCGTGA
- a CDS encoding FtsK/SpoIIIE domain-containing protein has protein sequence MSKYLDVQASLELLDRLKTVVRDFAAREEKLNLDFRGRTNAQVKLHQEALAQEDVALAVRVSDVEADARAKTDVLKAKYARRESWLGKARKSSLKRALEEIDRTEGGRKYEAQRNLIETSRIRESDLARNETNLAEFQRQLGETRAAYVSIEEIASQAFRGYGKFSDLLTKPATIPEPDMSLTEHQLLMALYELFAKTNEELQRFQKFLFPLLFRYLPLWLLIMLTLVSHAALVPALRHFGIQTVSFQDAGLSALVLVAGLVTAFMYGLRQGRPLAITIAGALEQARRLHNICLEKSAARYQRELARIERVCKERTEQINNEWNAALEEAAAMRHATPRHLEDKAFRLAQTNEHQYQQKLLVVEQELEASLDRLRQQAEARKQQLTESHQAKLAKAGADLQAQWDKVVTEWRAALQPIFAAARAVQEAAAAEFPEWLPALWENWAPPQDFKNNLRFARLEVEVEKLAGTLPKDQRLALPGPDKFSLPLLLEYPLHGSLLLETTDGGSEEVSGALNNIILRLLATTPPGRLSFTIIDPVKLGQNFAGVMHLADYEEHLINSRIWTQASQIEEQLAFLNEHMEKVIQMYLRSEYPTIVEYNEQAGNIAEKYHFLVIADFPMNFSETAIRRLLHIAASGARCGVFTLVHWDHRHLLPQDLVPKELRRNSIAITSTGQDLMLSGQFIQGARLVLDAPPDPDFATEFMHRAGKASKGSNRVEVPFAHVAPPTEAEVWSGDTTSELRVPIGRTGATKLQYLAIGKGTRQHALIAGKTGSGKSTLFHVMITNLAMWCSPEQVEFYLVDFKKGVEFKCYATARLPHARVVAIESDREFGLSVLQRVDDELKRRGDMFRKLGVQDIAGYKRMGGTEPIPRSLLLIDEFQEFFVEDDRVSQDAAVLMDRIVRQGRAFGIHVILGSQTLGGAYTLARTTMGQMVIRIALQCNEADAYLIMDDTNPAPRLLSRPGEGIYNDTAGTVEGNSPFQTVWLPDEVRQGYLETARRLADQKGLPYPGPLVFEGNAPSDIRENQLLRTLLASGKRTAPSAPRIWLGAPNSIKGPTEVVFQRQSGNHLIMVGQRDEAVLAIVSLALVALAAQYPVGGVKLILVDSTQPETPQREHLDRIIRAIPHGVTVAKNNDLPAVMEGLTNDLKSRADETQSAPGIPTFLIIHGLQNFKKLRQEDEYSFSSGGDGSANPAAQLTALLNEGASLGLHVIATCDTYNNANRFLGRKAMGEFEMRVLFQMSANDSASLIDNPKASTLGLHRALFYNEQEGYLELFRPYALPTREWIEQAGNHLAG, from the coding sequence GTGAGTAAATACCTGGACGTACAAGCCAGCCTCGAACTTCTGGACCGTTTGAAGACGGTGGTGCGGGACTTTGCCGCTCGCGAAGAGAAGTTAAACCTGGATTTCCGGGGGCGGACGAACGCGCAAGTCAAGTTGCATCAGGAGGCACTGGCGCAGGAAGACGTTGCATTGGCCGTCCGAGTCAGCGACGTTGAGGCCGATGCTCGCGCCAAGACAGACGTTCTCAAGGCCAAGTACGCGCGGCGGGAATCCTGGCTGGGCAAAGCCCGCAAATCGAGCCTCAAGCGGGCGTTGGAAGAAATTGACCGCACGGAAGGTGGACGTAAGTACGAAGCCCAGCGCAATCTGATTGAAACCAGCCGCATCCGGGAGTCGGATTTGGCCCGCAATGAGACCAATCTGGCGGAGTTCCAGCGGCAACTGGGCGAAACCCGGGCGGCCTATGTGTCCATTGAGGAAATTGCCAGTCAGGCGTTTCGCGGCTATGGCAAGTTCAGTGATTTGCTCACCAAACCGGCCACTATTCCCGAGCCGGATATGTCGCTTACCGAGCACCAATTGCTCATGGCGCTGTATGAACTGTTTGCCAAAACCAATGAGGAGTTGCAGCGGTTCCAGAAATTTCTTTTTCCGCTCCTTTTCCGTTACCTGCCGCTCTGGCTGCTGATCATGCTGACGCTGGTCAGCCATGCCGCCTTGGTGCCGGCGTTGCGGCATTTTGGAATCCAAACGGTTTCTTTCCAGGACGCCGGCTTATCGGCGCTGGTGCTGGTGGCGGGTTTGGTCACGGCTTTCATGTATGGTCTGCGGCAGGGACGTCCGTTGGCGATTACCATTGCCGGGGCGCTGGAACAGGCGCGCCGGTTGCACAATATCTGCCTGGAAAAATCCGCCGCCCGGTACCAACGGGAACTGGCCCGCATTGAGCGGGTTTGCAAGGAGCGCACCGAGCAAATCAATAACGAATGGAATGCCGCCCTGGAAGAGGCCGCCGCCATGCGGCACGCCACCCCGCGCCACCTTGAGGATAAGGCGTTTCGCTTGGCTCAAACCAATGAACATCAGTACCAGCAAAAGTTACTGGTGGTCGAGCAGGAACTGGAAGCCAGCCTGGACCGTTTGCGGCAGCAAGCGGAAGCGCGCAAACAACAATTGACCGAAAGCCACCAAGCGAAGCTGGCCAAGGCCGGGGCGGATTTGCAGGCGCAGTGGGACAAGGTGGTAACGGAATGGCGCGCCGCCTTGCAACCCATCTTTGCTGCCGCCCGAGCCGTTCAGGAAGCCGCTGCCGCCGAGTTTCCCGAGTGGCTACCGGCATTATGGGAAAACTGGGCGCCGCCGCAGGACTTTAAAAACAACCTGCGCTTTGCCCGGCTGGAGGTGGAGGTGGAGAAGCTGGCTGGCACTCTCCCCAAGGACCAGCGGTTGGCGCTGCCCGGGCCCGACAAGTTCTCGCTGCCGCTCCTCTTGGAATACCCGCTCCACGGTTCCTTGCTGCTGGAAACGACGGACGGCGGCAGCGAGGAGGTCTCCGGGGCGCTGAATAACATTATCCTGCGGCTGCTGGCTACCACCCCGCCCGGACGGTTGAGCTTCACCATCATTGATCCGGTGAAGCTGGGGCAGAATTTTGCCGGCGTCATGCACCTGGCCGATTACGAGGAGCACCTGATTAACAGCCGCATCTGGACCCAGGCCAGCCAGATCGAGGAGCAACTCGCCTTCCTGAACGAGCACATGGAGAAGGTGATTCAGATGTATCTGCGCAGCGAGTACCCCACCATCGTCGAGTACAACGAGCAGGCGGGCAACATCGCGGAGAAGTATCATTTCCTGGTCATCGCCGATTTCCCCATGAACTTCAGCGAGACTGCCATCCGCCGCCTCCTGCACATTGCCGCCAGCGGTGCCCGCTGCGGCGTGTTCACCCTGGTGCATTGGGATCATCGCCACCTGCTCCCCCAGGACCTTGTGCCCAAGGAGTTGCGGAGAAACAGTATTGCCATCACCTCCACCGGCCAGGATCTCATGTTGTCCGGCCAGTTTATTCAGGGCGCGCGGCTGGTTCTGGACGCGCCGCCCGACCCGGATTTTGCCACCGAGTTCATGCACCGCGCCGGCAAGGCCAGCAAAGGCAGCAACCGCGTCGAGGTGCCGTTCGCGCATGTGGCGCCGCCCACCGAGGCGGAGGTGTGGTCCGGCGATACCACCTCGGAACTCCGCGTGCCCATCGGGCGCACGGGGGCCACCAAGCTGCAATATCTCGCCATCGGCAAGGGCACGCGCCAGCACGCGCTCATCGCGGGCAAGACCGGTTCCGGCAAATCCACGCTGTTCCACGTGATGATCACCAACCTGGCGATGTGGTGCAGCCCCGAGCAGGTCGAGTTCTACCTCGTGGACTTCAAGAAGGGCGTCGAGTTCAAATGCTACGCCACCGCGCGGCTGCCCCATGCCCGCGTCGTGGCCATCGAGAGCGATCGCGAATTCGGGCTGAGCGTGCTCCAACGCGTGGATGACGAATTGAAACGCCGCGGCGACATGTTCCGCAAACTCGGCGTGCAGGACATCGCCGGGTACAAACGCATGGGCGGCACCGAACCTATTCCGCGTTCGCTATTGCTCATTGACGAATTTCAGGAATTTTTCGTGGAAGACGACCGCGTCTCCCAGGATGCCGCCGTGCTCATGGACCGCATTGTGCGGCAGGGCCGCGCGTTTGGCATTCACGTGATTCTCGGTTCCCAAACCCTGGGCGGCGCGTACACCCTGGCCCGGACCACGATGGGGCAAATGGTCATACGCATTGCGCTCCAATGCAACGAGGCCGACGCCTACCTGATCATGGATGACACGAATCCCGCCCCGCGCCTGCTCTCGCGCCCCGGCGAAGGCATCTACAACGACACCGCCGGCACCGTCGAAGGCAACAGCCCGTTCCAAACCGTCTGGCTGCCGGATGAAGTGCGCCAGGGTTACCTGGAAACCGCGCGGCGGCTCGCGGATCAGAAAGGCCTGCCCTACCCCGGCCCGCTGGTGTTTGAAGGCAACGCCCCCTCGGACATTCGCGAGAACCAATTGCTGCGCACCCTGCTCGCAAGCGGCAAACGCACCGCCCCCAGCGCCCCGCGCATCTGGCTGGGCGCTCCGAACAGCATCAAAGGCCCCACCGAAGTCGTGTTCCAACGGCAAAGCGGCAACCATCTCATCATGGTGGGCCAACGGGACGAAGCCGTGCTGGCGATTGTGTCGCTGGCCCTGGTGGCGCTCGCCGCGCAATATCCCGTCGGCGGCGTGAAACTGATCCTGGTGGATAGCACCCAGCCCGAGACCCCGCAACGCGAGCATCTGGACCGCATCATCCGGGCGATCCCGCACGGCGTCACCGTGGCGAAGAACAACGACCTGCCCGCCGTGATGGAAGGGCTGACCAACGACCTGAAGAGCCGGGCCGACGAAACCCAATCCGCACCGGGCATCCCGACCTTCCTCATCATCCACGGATTGCAGAACTTCAAGAAACTCCGCCAGGAAGATGAATACAGCTTTTCCTCGGGCGGCGACGGCTCCGCGAACCCGGCCGCGCAACTCACCGCGCTGCTCAACGAGGGCGCCAGCCTGGGCTTGCACGTCATCGCCACCTGCGACACCTACAACAACGCCAACCGTTTCCTGGGCCGCAAGGCCATGGGCGAATTTGAAATGCGCGTGCTCTTCCAGATGAGCGCGAACGATTCCGCCAGCCTGATTGACAACCCGAAGGCCAGCACCCTGGGCCTGCATCGCGCCCTCTTCTACAACGAACAGGAAGGCTACCTGGAACTGTTCCGCCCCTACGCCCTCCCCACCCGCGAATGGATCGAACAAGCGGGCAACCACCTGGCGGGATAG
- a CDS encoding WXG100 family type VII secretion target — translation MGQAIMDPEEVRRFAEELQRFNTDLQNRMASLHARFSALGDTWQDQEHTKFAEEFKQTMKALRKFVEISGQHTPYLLRKAQRIEEYLGQR, via the coding sequence ATGGGCCAGGCAATCATGGATCCGGAAGAGGTGCGGCGCTTCGCCGAGGAGCTGCAGCGGTTTAATACCGATCTTCAAAACCGTATGGCATCGCTGCACGCCCGTTTTTCGGCGCTGGGCGATACCTGGCAGGATCAGGAGCACACGAAATTCGCCGAGGAATTCAAGCAGACCATGAAGGCGCTGCGGAAATTCGTCGAGATTTCCGGCCAGCATACCCCGTACCTCCTGCGCAAAGCGCAGCGTATCGAGGAATACCTTGGCCAGCGTTAA
- a CDS encoding lamin tail domain-containing protein → MRFVVQRINHAWWWMAVLQCLMVGGIAQAQVETNIVLNEVMANGNSYSDYVEIYNKSTSPINIGGWFISSIVPPNNNATNTYFLPSGFVLGGKSFIVVWLDGNTNIPYHGSFGLKGTKGDLIYLYQGPTNSALLRDSLTFGIQIPDVPLGRYPDGGNNWTVGPATPGTLNRVSALAPVSNLRINEWMAKTTNNGGDDWLELYNLSNAPVALDGLVLTVTAGLTNRAIPARSFIDGNGYIQFNCTGYKTTLDANECDFKLVLSGATIRLFDTNRATLIDSVTFGPQTNEVSQGRLPDGGTNILFFVTATKTNATPGASNFEDFTNLVVSELLAHTDPPIQDAVKFYNVTTVATNISGWWLSNRKDTPKKFRIPANTVVAAGGYVVFYEWQFDPDHTGNTPSFRFNAAHGDDVYLFSADSKSNLTGLILHENFGSSENGVSFGRHIKSSGAKDFMPMSKLCLGSTITVADPATPYYSNLFVQGLGVANAYPKIGPLVISEIMYHPPNILSGTNYVDNDLDEYLVLRNITMTNVPLYEVDSFQTNNNGTTFTVTNSWLISNAVTYAFPCGAVVMATSSVIVVNFDPVTNTTQLAAFRTKYNLSTNIPIYGQYKGKLANSMATIELYKPDPTQTYPHPDAGYSPFVMVEKIKYLDSLPWPTNRADGGGYSLHRLSLTGYSNDSTNWFTAEPRVGPPDCLPRIVVPPVTTHAALSSNVTLTATADGTGPITYQWLFNGTLLTGRTNSSMTITNAQLTHNGNYSVVMSNILGVTTNSVATLLAAGVPKLYPPNPPTNGVLSATVGMVSGRSYVILESYNLMLWFTNSIITNAPVQTNISMRMTNQSRFFCIQLLP, encoded by the coding sequence ATGCGTTTCGTGGTCCAGCGAATCAACCATGCTTGGTGGTGGATGGCAGTTCTTCAATGCCTGATGGTGGGCGGTATTGCCCAGGCGCAAGTTGAGACTAACATTGTGCTCAACGAAGTGATGGCTAACGGCAACAGTTATTCCGATTACGTCGAAATTTACAATAAATCCACCAGTCCGATCAATATTGGTGGCTGGTTTATCAGCAGCATTGTGCCGCCCAACAATAATGCCACCAACACCTACTTCCTTCCAAGTGGGTTTGTGCTCGGTGGTAAATCGTTTATCGTGGTGTGGCTGGATGGTAACACCAACATTCCCTATCATGGTTCCTTTGGGCTGAAGGGAACCAAAGGTGACCTCATCTATCTCTACCAGGGCCCCACCAACAGCGCCCTATTGCGCGACTCCCTCACGTTTGGCATCCAAATCCCCGATGTCCCCCTTGGACGTTATCCGGACGGGGGCAATAATTGGACGGTGGGACCAGCCACTCCGGGCACGCTTAATCGTGTCTCCGCTCTGGCGCCGGTTTCAAACCTGCGGATCAACGAGTGGATGGCTAAAACCACTAACAATGGTGGCGATGACTGGCTGGAACTTTACAACCTCAGCAATGCCCCAGTGGCTTTGGATGGTCTGGTGCTCACCGTAACTGCCGGTTTGACCAACCGAGCTATCCCGGCACGTTCATTCATTGATGGAAATGGGTATATCCAATTCAATTGTACCGGCTACAAAACCACCCTGGATGCCAATGAATGCGATTTCAAATTGGTCTTAAGTGGAGCGACAATCCGGCTTTTCGACACAAATCGTGCCACCCTTATTGACAGCGTCACTTTTGGACCACAAACCAACGAGGTTTCTCAAGGTCGCCTGCCCGATGGCGGTACGAACATCCTCTTTTTCGTCACCGCTACCAAAACCAATGCCACCCCGGGAGCCAGCAATTTTGAGGATTTCACCAATCTGGTTGTCAGTGAACTTCTAGCGCATACCGACCCTCCCATTCAGGACGCAGTTAAGTTTTATAATGTCACCACCGTGGCGACCAATATCAGTGGCTGGTGGTTGAGCAACCGGAAAGATACCCCCAAGAAATTCCGGATCCCTGCCAATACCGTAGTCGCCGCAGGTGGTTATGTGGTCTTTTATGAATGGCAGTTTGACCCCGATCACACCGGTAATACCCCCAGTTTCCGTTTCAACGCCGCGCATGGCGATGATGTATATCTGTTCTCCGCCGATAGCAAAAGCAACCTGACCGGGTTGATCTTGCACGAAAATTTCGGTTCCTCCGAAAATGGAGTTTCGTTTGGGCGTCACATAAAAAGCAGCGGTGCGAAGGACTTCATGCCGATGAGTAAACTTTGCCTGGGCTCCACTATCACTGTTGCCGATCCCGCCACTCCGTATTACTCGAATCTCTTTGTGCAAGGCTTGGGCGTGGCGAATGCCTATCCCAAGATTGGCCCGTTGGTAATCAGCGAAATCATGTATCATCCGCCCAACATTCTGTCGGGAACCAACTATGTGGATAACGACCTGGATGAGTACCTTGTCCTGCGAAATATCACCATGACGAATGTGCCTTTGTACGAAGTGGATTCCTTCCAAACCAATAACAATGGGACCACCTTTACTGTCACCAATAGTTGGCTGATTAGCAATGCCGTCACCTATGCTTTTCCTTGTGGAGCAGTGGTTATGGCGACCAGCAGTGTCATCGTGGTCAACTTTGACCCGGTGACCAATACCACCCAACTGGCGGCATTCCGTACCAAGTACAACCTTTCAACCAACATCCCCATCTATGGCCAGTACAAAGGCAAGCTGGCTAACAGTATGGCCACCATCGAATTATACAAACCCGACCCAACTCAAACGTATCCCCATCCGGATGCGGGATATTCACCATTCGTGATGGTTGAAAAGATAAAGTATCTGGATTCCCTGCCTTGGCCTACCAATCGTGCGGATGGCGGTGGATATTCACTCCATCGCCTTAGTCTGACCGGTTACTCGAACGACTCCACCAATTGGTTCACTGCGGAACCACGGGTTGGCCCGCCAGACTGCCTGCCCCGAATTGTGGTGCCGCCAGTCACCACCCATGCCGCGCTGAGCAGCAATGTTACCTTGACGGCGACCGCCGACGGTACCGGGCCCATCACCTATCAATGGCTTTTCAACGGCACGCTGCTGACCGGGCGCACCAACAGTTCCATGACGATCACCAACGCCCAGTTGACGCATAACGGCAATTACAGCGTGGTGATGAGCAATATTCTGGGTGTCACCACCAATTCCGTGGCCACGTTGCTGGCGGCGGGTGTACCCAAATTATACCCGCCCAACCCGCCCACCAATGGGGTCTTGAGCGCCACTGTGGGCATGGTCAGCGGACGCAGCTATGTCATTCTCGAATCGTACAATCTCATGCTCTGGTTTACCAACTCGATCATCACCAACGCACCCGTCCAGACCAACATTTCGATGCGCATGACGAATCAGAGTAGATTTTTCTGCATCCAACTGCTTCCGTAA
- the deoC gene encoding deoxyribose-phosphate aldolase, translating into MSSILNDQELARYLELTLVRGDATGADVAQLCQQAKRLSAAAVVVCSSRVELARTRLENSPVKVSALIGYPFGTGATDAKRYEVEVAVDDGAQELDVVFNLGLLKDGADRQLFRELRDVVEAADERPVKFLLEICRMTPEEISRAVKLVMEAGALGISPGTGFEPGEPSLDDFKHLIAAVGDHVATKAMAQTVTLDRVREWVEAGVHRVGVCQLPESLAAL; encoded by the coding sequence ATGAGTTCGATCCTGAACGATCAAGAGTTGGCGCGTTACCTGGAATTAACCCTGGTGCGCGGCGACGCCACGGGTGCGGACGTGGCGCAGTTGTGCCAGCAGGCCAAGCGGTTATCCGCCGCCGCCGTGGTGGTGTGCAGTTCCCGCGTGGAACTGGCCCGGACCCGGCTGGAAAATTCGCCCGTCAAAGTCTCCGCCCTGATTGGCTACCCCTTTGGCACCGGGGCCACCGACGCCAAACGTTATGAAGTGGAAGTCGCGGTGGATGATGGCGCGCAGGAATTGGACGTGGTCTTCAACCTGGGCCTGCTCAAGGATGGGGCGGATCGTCAACTGTTCCGCGAATTGCGCGATGTGGTGGAGGCGGCGGATGAACGGCCGGTGAAATTTTTATTGGAGATCTGCCGGATGACGCCGGAGGAAATCAGCCGGGCCGTCAAGCTGGTGATGGAGGCGGGGGCTTTGGGAATCAGCCCGGGCACCGGGTTCGAGCCGGGCGAACCAAGCCTGGACGACTTCAAACACCTCATCGCGGCGGTGGGCGACCACGTTGCCACTAAAGCAATGGCGCAAACGGTAACGCTGGATCGGGTGCGGGAATGGGTGGAAGCCGGAGTGCATCGGGTGGGTGTCTGCCAACTTCCGGAATCCCTGGCGGCATTATAG
- a CDS encoding transglutaminase-like domain-containing protein translates to MSVTTPPPARLTENQRQALIRLLADEDPVVFETIRNKLLAYGPEVMDWLKPHLLSGDPLFRKRVKAMLHHLQCQDMDNEFLTFCLRQGEDLDLEDAVWLLARTRFPEINPEGYVAILDGYAAELRLRLIGLNGAHARLGAIAFYLFQEQGFTGNEENYYDPNNSYLNKVLDRHTGNPISLCLVLLFVCQRLKLPVVGIGLPGHFICRYQTATDEIYIDAFNRGRLATKADCVRFLHATSRSLVDESIQPVSARKVLARICSNLHLIYQHLAQPEDSARFQRYAVALGR, encoded by the coding sequence ATGAGTGTCACTACACCACCGCCAGCCAGGTTAACGGAGAATCAGCGCCAAGCGCTGATTCGGTTATTGGCGGATGAGGACCCGGTCGTCTTTGAGACCATCCGCAATAAGCTGCTCGCCTATGGCCCGGAGGTAATGGACTGGTTGAAACCACATCTGCTCAGCGGTGATCCGTTGTTTCGCAAACGGGTGAAAGCCATGCTCCATCACCTGCAATGCCAGGATATGGATAATGAGTTTCTCACTTTTTGCCTGCGGCAGGGGGAGGACCTTGATCTGGAAGATGCCGTCTGGCTGCTGGCGCGCACCCGTTTTCCCGAGATCAACCCCGAAGGCTACGTGGCGATACTGGACGGCTATGCCGCCGAGTTGCGGTTGCGCTTGATCGGTCTGAACGGGGCGCACGCACGTTTGGGGGCCATTGCCTTTTATCTTTTTCAGGAGCAGGGGTTTACCGGCAACGAAGAGAATTATTACGATCCCAACAACAGTTACCTGAACAAGGTGCTGGACCGGCACACTGGCAATCCGATCAGCCTGTGCCTGGTGTTGCTCTTCGTGTGCCAGCGGTTGAAGTTGCCCGTGGTGGGCATTGGTCTCCCCGGCCACTTTATCTGCCGCTATCAAACGGCCACGGACGAGATTTACATTGATGCGTTCAACCGCGGGCGGTTGGCCACCAAGGCGGATTGCGTGCGGTTCCTGCATGCTACCAGTCGTAGTTTGGTGGATGAGTCCATTCAGCCGGTTTCCGCCCGGAAAGTGCTCGCCCGGATTTGCAGCAATCTGCACCTGATTTATCAGCATTTGGCGCAACCCGAGGACAGCGCGCGGTTCCAACGTTACGCGGTCGCCTTGGGCCGATAG
- a CDS encoding PQQ-binding-like beta-propeller repeat protein, translated as MKSGFRFLPALVAGGLYLSAPTMMPAEWPRFLGPAANNISGETGLREGWPEAGPKIVWSREVGNGYSAPSVRGQTLVLHHRVQQEELVEAMEAATGKMLWRHTNVSRYADPYGYNNGPRCTPLLTTNRCFTFGAEGRLQCLDLADGRSLWERETGRDWTVPPPFFGVGSTPFLEGDRLFVMVGGMPNAGVVALDAATGRTLWESVGEKTWQGKPKTGWRDEPLVNWAAEDKQASYSSPVMATIHGQRHLLCLMRQGLVSLNPDSGAVHFAFWFRTPVTESVNAVTPVVQGDLIFITSAYYRLGSALLRVKPDGQSVETVWRGLALEAHWNTPVLHEGYLYAFSGRNEPDARFRCVELKTGKVMWDRDERWAKSLGKQPPMFGRGSAILADGKLIVLGEGGLLGLFKVSSQAAEPIARWQVPELHYPIWAGPVLANKKLYLRGEDRLLCVDMAK; from the coding sequence ATGAAATCCGGTTTTCGCTTTCTTCCGGCGTTGGTGGCTGGCGGTTTGTACCTGTCGGCACCGACCATGATGCCGGCGGAGTGGCCGCGTTTTCTTGGCCCGGCAGCCAATAATATCTCCGGCGAGACGGGGTTGCGTGAAGGCTGGCCGGAGGCCGGACCAAAAATTGTATGGTCGCGCGAGGTGGGCAATGGGTATAGCGCGCCCTCGGTGCGCGGCCAGACACTCGTGCTGCATCACCGCGTGCAACAGGAGGAACTGGTGGAGGCAATGGAGGCCGCGACGGGAAAAATGCTCTGGCGCCACACCAACGTCAGCCGGTATGCCGATCCCTACGGGTATAACAATGGTCCGCGTTGCACTCCGCTATTGACCACCAACCGCTGCTTCACTTTCGGTGCGGAGGGCCGGTTACAGTGCCTTGATCTGGCCGATGGCCGGAGCCTATGGGAACGAGAGACCGGACGGGATTGGACCGTGCCGCCGCCGTTTTTCGGCGTGGGCAGCACCCCGTTTTTGGAAGGCGACCGGCTTTTTGTCATGGTCGGTGGCATGCCCAATGCGGGAGTGGTCGCGCTGGATGCCGCCACCGGGCGCACGCTTTGGGAAAGCGTGGGAGAAAAAACCTGGCAGGGAAAACCGAAAACCGGCTGGCGCGATGAACCGCTGGTGAACTGGGCTGCCGAAGACAAGCAGGCCAGTTACAGTTCCCCCGTGATGGCCACGATTCACGGTCAGCGCCATCTGCTTTGCCTGATGCGACAGGGGTTGGTCTCGCTGAACCCAGACAGCGGCGCGGTGCATTTCGCGTTTTGGTTTCGCACCCCGGTCACGGAATCCGTCAACGCGGTAACCCCGGTGGTTCAAGGCGATTTAATATTTATCACGTCAGCGTACTACCGGCTTGGCTCGGCGCTCTTGCGGGTGAAACCGGATGGGCAGTCAGTAGAAACCGTTTGGCGCGGCCTGGCCCTGGAAGCGCACTGGAATACGCCGGTGCTACACGAGGGATACTTGTATGCGTTCAGCGGGCGCAATGAACCCGACGCCCGGTTTCGCTGCGTGGAACTCAAGACTGGCAAGGTCATGTGGGATCGGGATGAGCGCTGGGCCAAATCCCTTGGCAAACAGCCACCGATGTTCGGACGCGGATCGGCCATTCTGGCGGATGGCAAATTGATTGTCCTTGGTGAAGGCGGGCTGCTGGGATTGTTCAAAGTGAGTTCGCAAGCGGCCGAACCAATCGCACGCTGGCAGGTGCCGGAATTACACTATCCCATCTGGGCCGGCCCCGTCCTGGCCAATAAAAAACTATACCTGCGCGGTGAAGACCGCCTGCTATGCGTGGACATGGCCAAATAA
- a CDS encoding DUF1080 domain-containing protein: protein MQKYMTMKTAGALALALGLTLGSLTAADGKWVELFNGKDLTGWTGMNGVAAAVVEGNLQIAKGMGWLRFEKEYKDFILELEWRAYDENYDSGIYLRSGLEGKPWPKGGYQVNMRYNMLGGLVRDNKTLVPAEIPKLPINKWHKMRIEVKGKKAKLIINGEDNWTTDLIENEKGFLGIQVENYKFDFRNIRIQELE, encoded by the coding sequence ATGCAAAAATACATGACGATGAAGACTGCGGGCGCGCTGGCGCTGGCACTTGGATTAACCCTCGGTTCCCTGACGGCTGCCGATGGCAAATGGGTGGAATTGTTTAATGGCAAGGACCTCACTGGGTGGACCGGGATGAATGGTGTTGCCGCTGCGGTGGTGGAGGGGAATCTGCAAATTGCCAAGGGCATGGGCTGGCTGCGGTTCGAGAAGGAATACAAGGACTTTATCTTGGAACTGGAATGGCGCGCTTACGATGAGAACTATGATAGTGGCATTTACCTGCGGTCCGGTCTGGAAGGCAAGCCGTGGCCCAAAGGCGGCTACCAGGTGAACATGCGCTACAATATGCTGGGCGGGTTGGTGCGGGATAACAAAACCCTGGTGCCCGCCGAAATCCCCAAGTTGCCTATTAATAAATGGCATAAAATGCGTATTGAGGTGAAGGGGAAGAAGGCCAAATTGATCATCAACGGTGAGGATAACTGGACCACCGACCTGATCGAGAACGAAAAAGGGTTCTTAGGCATCCAGGTCGAGAATTATAAATTCGATTTCCGCAATATTCGAATCCAGGAACTGGAATAA
- a CDS encoding MTH1187 family thiamine-binding protein: MNVIVDLCIVPVGVGVSLSPYVAVCEKILTDAGLKTVLHANGTNIEGEWDAVLAAVKRCHEELHQQGAPRIFTVMKLGTRIDRKQTMDDKVRSVKSKLSKSPKAPAHAKHG; this comes from the coding sequence ATGAACGTGATTGTGGATTTATGCATCGTCCCGGTGGGAGTCGGGGTTTCGTTATCGCCGTATGTGGCGGTTTGTGAAAAAATCCTGACGGATGCCGGTTTGAAGACGGTGTTACATGCCAATGGAACGAATATTGAAGGAGAATGGGACGCCGTGTTGGCGGCGGTGAAACGCTGCCATGAAGAGCTGCATCAACAGGGGGCGCCAAGAATCTTCACGGTGATGAAATTGGGGACGCGGATTGATCGCAAGCAGACCATGGACGACAAAGTGCGAAGTGTGAAAAGTAAATTGAGCAAATCGCCAAAGGCGCCTGCGCACGCGAAGCATGGATGA